Proteins from a genomic interval of Bacteroidales bacterium:
- a CDS encoding ABC transporter ATP-binding protein gives MPSGIKIEHLSFSYTTGNPVLKDISLEVARGEKLGIIGPSGAGKSTLLLHLNGIIAGEGMIKIGDTKVEKKSLPVIRKKMGLVFQNPDDQLFNPTVAEDVAFGPLNFGYNRQEAGDRVKQALKAMNLEGFENADSHHLSLGERKRVALATVLATSPEVIAFDEPFASLDSVMVVQLLDIIGKLDATLVIVSQSLLPLISCCDRLAVMVRGEIRASGKKEEILKDESLMREGGVDMDFYRRVYKKYLE, from the coding sequence ATGCCGAGCGGAATAAAAATAGAGCACCTTAGCTTTTCATATACTACCGGCAATCCGGTACTTAAGGATATATCGCTTGAAGTCGCCCGGGGAGAAAAGTTAGGCATCATTGGGCCTTCCGGCGCCGGAAAATCAACCCTTCTGCTTCATCTTAACGGAATCATTGCAGGTGAAGGCATGATAAAGATAGGCGACACAAAAGTTGAAAAAAAATCGTTGCCTGTTATCCGGAAAAAGATGGGACTTGTATTTCAAAATCCGGACGACCAGTTGTTCAACCCTACGGTAGCAGAGGATGTCGCATTTGGTCCACTGAATTTTGGCTACAACCGTCAGGAGGCAGGCGATAGGGTAAAGCAGGCCCTTAAGGCTATGAACCTTGAAGGATTTGAAAATGCTGACTCCCATCATCTTTCTCTTGGTGAAAGAAAGCGCGTTGCCCTGGCAACGGTTTTGGCAACCAGTCCCGAGGTGATAGCTTTCGATGAGCCTTTCGCAAGCCTGGATTCTGTGATGGTGGTTCAACTTCTGGATATAATCGGGAAGCTCGATGCAACCCTGGTCATTGTATCGCAGTCACTGCTTCCGCTGATTTCATGCTGCGATCGGCTTGCCGTTATGGTCAGGGGGGAAATCAGGGCCAGTGGGAAAAAGGAGGAGATATTGAAAGATGAAAGCCTGATGCGGGAAGGAGGGGTGGATATGGATTTTTACAGGAGGGTGTATAAAAAATACCTGGAATAG